The Allocatelliglobosispora scoriae genome contains a region encoding:
- the cysS gene encoding cysteine--tRNA ligase, translating to MTLRLYDTATRAVRDFVPRIAGQASIYLCGLTVQSEPHIGHLRSGVNYDVLRRWMIQGGLEVTFIRNITDIDDKVLAKAIERDRPFWSIAYANEVVLSGVYRALNVLPPTYEPRATGHITQMFELIETLIAGGHAYASADGCGDVYFAVGSFPAYGKLSGQRPDEMQAATDGPERAKRDPRDFALWKGAKPDEPQDAYWPSPWGVGRPGWHIECSAMVQRYLGDEFDIHGGGLDLVFPHHENEVAQSQAAGLPFARFWVHHALLNLGDKKMGKSTGNVINLDSVLERGIRPIELRYYLLAPHYRARIDFSWEALSESAVAFRRIEGFVARATELVGNVEPGVLHADFTAAMDDDLNTSAALAALHEVIREGNTALAEGNTSAVAASLASVRAMLAVLGIDPLAEPWRDTTSGGDLRGAVDALVALALEQRKAARDRKDWAAADAVRDQLKQAGIVVEDTPHGPRWTVESGR from the coding sequence GTGACGCTGAGACTCTACGACACTGCGACCCGAGCGGTCCGCGACTTCGTGCCGCGCATAGCTGGTCAAGCGTCGATCTATCTCTGTGGTCTCACAGTGCAGTCCGAGCCGCACATCGGGCACCTTCGCTCCGGCGTCAACTATGACGTCCTGCGTCGCTGGATGATCCAGGGCGGCCTTGAGGTCACCTTTATCCGCAACATCACCGACATCGACGACAAGGTGCTGGCGAAGGCGATCGAGCGGGATCGCCCGTTCTGGTCCATCGCCTACGCCAACGAGGTCGTGCTCAGCGGGGTCTACCGGGCGCTCAACGTGCTGCCGCCGACCTACGAGCCACGTGCCACGGGTCACATCACGCAGATGTTCGAGCTGATCGAGACCCTGATCGCCGGCGGGCACGCCTACGCCTCGGCCGACGGGTGCGGGGATGTCTACTTCGCCGTGGGGTCCTTCCCGGCGTACGGGAAGCTGTCCGGACAGCGGCCCGACGAGATGCAGGCGGCGACGGACGGCCCGGAGCGCGCGAAGCGTGATCCTCGTGACTTCGCGCTCTGGAAGGGCGCCAAGCCCGACGAGCCGCAGGACGCCTACTGGCCCTCGCCGTGGGGGGTCGGCCGCCCAGGTTGGCACATCGAGTGCTCGGCGATGGTGCAGCGTTATCTGGGTGACGAGTTCGACATCCACGGCGGCGGTCTCGACCTGGTCTTCCCGCACCACGAGAACGAGGTCGCCCAGTCGCAGGCGGCGGGGCTGCCCTTCGCCCGCTTCTGGGTGCACCACGCTCTGCTCAACCTCGGCGACAAGAAGATGGGCAAGTCCACCGGCAACGTCATCAACCTCGACTCGGTGCTGGAGCGGGGCATCCGGCCGATAGAGCTACGCTATTACCTGCTCGCTCCGCACTACCGGGCCCGGATCGACTTCTCCTGGGAGGCGCTCAGCGAGTCGGCCGTCGCTTTCCGCCGGATCGAGGGCTTCGTCGCGCGAGCCACCGAACTGGTCGGCAACGTGGAGCCGGGCGTCCTCCACGCCGACTTCACGGCCGCGATGGACGACGACCTCAACACCTCGGCTGCGCTCGCGGCGCTGCACGAGGTGATCCGTGAGGGCAACACCGCGCTCGCCGAAGGCAACACCAGCGCGGTCGCGGCATCGCTCGCGAGCGTCCGGGCGATGCTCGCGGTGCTCGGCATCGATCCGCTCGCCGAGCCGTGGCGGGACACCACCAGCGGTGGTGACCTGCGCGGTGCCGTGGACGCCCTGGTGGCGCTCGCACTGGAGCAGCGCAAGGCGGCGCGGGATCGCAAGGATTGGGCGGCCGCGGACGCAGTACGTGATCAGTTGAAGCAGGCGGGGATCGTCGTCGAAGACACCCCGCATGGTCCCCGGTGGACCGTAGAGAGTGGACGATAG
- the rlmB gene encoding 23S rRNA (guanosine(2251)-2'-O)-methyltransferase RlmB — translation MPGNSQRRNTRSTSKKVATKGTGGKNKDTLKGRGRTLPADERPWHKGYSGTEKLPQRTAWKQAKEIRAAEEAGTVPKIGKPGTKDTTWGRLGSNKGAPQSRGATTRGGAAPRRTGPRVAAGRKSSTPKDAPELLVGRNPVVEALRANIPATALYVAQGIEIDDRITESVRAAGDRGIALMEVSRQELDRLTGGILHQGIGLQVPPFAYESFEDMLANSMEQVAQPLLVALDGVTDPRNLGAVIRSAAAFGAHGLFLPERRSAGITATAWRTSAGAAARLPIAHVTNLTRALKRVQEMGFVVVGLDADGDTDLYQLEAAVGPIVIVVGSEGRGLSRLVGATCDLTVGIPMVSDMESLNASVAAAVTLAEVARRRSA, via the coding sequence ATGCCCGGCAATTCCCAGCGCCGCAATACCCGGTCGACGTCGAAGAAGGTCGCGACCAAGGGCACCGGCGGCAAGAACAAGGACACCCTGAAGGGGCGCGGCCGCACGCTGCCCGCCGACGAGCGCCCGTGGCACAAGGGCTACTCCGGCACCGAGAAGCTGCCGCAGCGCACCGCGTGGAAGCAGGCGAAAGAGATCCGGGCGGCGGAAGAGGCCGGCACCGTACCCAAGATCGGCAAGCCGGGTACGAAGGACACCACCTGGGGCCGGCTCGGCTCCAACAAGGGCGCGCCGCAGTCGCGGGGAGCCACGACGCGTGGCGGTGCCGCGCCTCGGCGGACCGGTCCCCGGGTCGCCGCCGGCCGCAAGTCCAGCACCCCCAAGGACGCTCCCGAGCTGCTCGTCGGGCGTAACCCGGTCGTCGAGGCGCTGCGCGCCAACATCCCGGCCACCGCGCTCTACGTCGCTCAGGGCATCGAGATCGACGACCGGATCACCGAGTCCGTGCGCGCTGCGGGCGACCGCGGCATCGCGCTCATGGAGGTCAGCCGCCAGGAGCTCGACCGGCTCACCGGCGGGATCCTGCACCAGGGCATCGGCCTGCAGGTGCCGCCGTTCGCCTATGAGTCCTTCGAGGACATGCTCGCCAACTCCATGGAGCAGGTCGCGCAGCCGCTGCTCGTCGCGCTCGACGGCGTCACCGACCCGCGCAACCTCGGTGCGGTGATCCGCTCCGCCGCCGCGTTCGGCGCGCACGGGCTCTTCCTGCCCGAACGCCGCTCGGCGGGGATCACGGCGACCGCGTGGCGTACGAGTGCCGGTGCCGCCGCCCGCCTGCCGATCGCTCACGTCACCAACCTCACCCGGGCGCTCAAGCGGGTGCAGGAGATGGGCTTCGTCGTCGTCGGGCTCGACGCGGACGGCGACACCGACCTCTACCAGCTGGAGGCGGCGGTCGGCCCGATCGTGATCGTGGTCGGCTCCGAGGGACGCGGGCTGTCCCGCCTCGTCGGCGCCACCTGTGACCTGACGGTCGGCATCCCGATGGTCTCCGACATGGAGTCGCTCAACGCGTCGGTGGCCGCAGCGGTCACCCTCGCCGAGGTGGCCCGCCGCCGATCCGCCTGA
- a CDS encoding Lrp/AsnC family transcriptional regulator codes for MDLLDARLIELLAAEPRVGVLELARRLGVARGTAQARLDRLVSRGVIKGFGPEIDPAAVGFGVTSFVTLEIRQGIGATSAGRSAHDAVTEHLTTIPEVLEAHTITGSGDLLCRIVARSNADLQRVIDLIVSYQGIVRASTIIALAEQIPYRVLPLVESCVE; via the coding sequence ATGGATCTTCTCGACGCTCGGTTGATCGAATTGCTGGCGGCGGAGCCGCGGGTCGGCGTACTGGAGCTGGCCCGGCGCCTCGGCGTGGCCCGGGGCACCGCGCAGGCACGGCTGGATCGGCTGGTCAGCCGAGGGGTGATCAAGGGATTCGGCCCCGAGATCGACCCCGCGGCGGTCGGGTTCGGGGTCACCTCGTTCGTCACCCTGGAGATCCGTCAGGGCATCGGCGCCACGTCCGCGGGCCGGTCGGCGCATGATGCGGTCACCGAGCACCTGACGACGATCCCGGAGGTCCTGGAGGCGCACACGATCACCGGCTCCGGCGATCTGCTCTGCCGGATCGTCGCGCGTTCCAACGCGGATCTGCAGCGCGTGATCGATCTCATCGTCTCCTACCAGGGGATCGTTCGCGCATCGACGATCATCGCGCTCGCCGAGCAGATTCCCTACCGCGTATTACCACTGGTGGAGTCGTGCGTGGAGTAA
- a CDS encoding class II fumarate hydratase, which translates to MTEFRIEHDTMGEVRVPATALWAAQTQRAVENFPISGTTLPPDLIHALGAIKAAAAIVNGPLGVLPQDLAGAIAACADEVADGLHDDQFPIDVFQTGSGTSSNMNANEVIARLATDLLGRPVHPNDHVNAAQSSNDVFPTAIHLAAVTAITRDLLPALRHLSSALRAKSQEWSAVVKSGRTHLMDATPVTLGQEFGGYAHQLTRAAERIESSLSRLGELPLGGTAVGTGINTAPGFAAGVISLLRERTGLPLTEAADHFAAQGSADALVEASAMVRTAAVGLYKIANDIRWMGSGPRAGLRELSIPDLQPGSSIMPGKVNPVICEAARQVCAQVIGNDAAVAFAGSQGDFELIVMLPVIGRNLLESIRLLANVSRLFADRCVAGLVANEEVCLAYAEGSPSIVTPLNRHLGYEEAASIAKQALKEGRTIREVVIERGHVPAKLTEEALDTALDVLAMTRPPASS; encoded by the coding sequence ATGACGGAGTTTCGGATCGAGCACGACACGATGGGCGAGGTCAGGGTCCCGGCAACTGCGCTGTGGGCAGCACAAACTCAGCGAGCGGTCGAGAATTTCCCGATCTCCGGCACGACCCTGCCGCCCGACCTCATCCATGCGCTCGGAGCGATCAAGGCTGCGGCGGCAATCGTCAACGGCCCGCTCGGCGTGCTGCCGCAGGACCTCGCGGGAGCGATCGCAGCCTGCGCCGACGAGGTCGCCGACGGTCTGCACGACGATCAGTTCCCGATCGACGTCTTCCAGACCGGCTCCGGCACCTCGTCCAACATGAACGCCAACGAGGTCATCGCCCGCCTCGCCACCGATCTGCTCGGCCGACCGGTCCACCCCAACGATCACGTCAACGCGGCCCAGTCCAGCAACGACGTCTTCCCGACCGCGATCCACCTGGCCGCCGTCACCGCGATCACCCGCGACCTGCTGCCGGCCCTGCGCCATCTCTCCTCGGCGCTGCGCGCCAAGTCGCAGGAGTGGTCGGCGGTCGTCAAATCCGGCCGCACCCACCTCATGGATGCGACCCCGGTCACCCTCGGTCAAGAATTCGGGGGGTACGCCCACCAGCTCACCCGTGCCGCCGAGCGCATCGAGTCGAGCCTGTCCCGCCTCGGCGAGCTCCCCCTGGGTGGCACCGCCGTCGGCACCGGCATCAACACCGCACCCGGCTTCGCCGCCGGTGTGATCTCGCTGCTCCGGGAGCGCACCGGCCTGCCGCTGACCGAGGCGGCCGACCACTTCGCCGCGCAGGGCTCCGCCGATGCGCTGGTGGAGGCGTCCGCGATGGTCCGGACCGCCGCGGTGGGGCTCTACAAGATCGCCAACGACATCCGCTGGATGGGTTCCGGACCCCGGGCCGGCTTGCGCGAGCTGTCCATCCCCGACCTGCAGCCCGGTTCGTCGATCATGCCCGGCAAGGTGAATCCGGTCATCTGCGAGGCGGCTCGCCAGGTCTGCGCCCAGGTGATCGGCAACGACGCGGCGGTCGCCTTCGCGGGCAGCCAGGGCGATTTCGAGCTGATCGTGATGCTCCCGGTGATCGGCCGCAACCTGCTCGAGTCGATCCGGCTGCTCGCCAACGTGTCGCGCCTGTTCGCCGACCGCTGCGTCGCGGGGCTCGTCGCCAACGAGGAGGTCTGCCTGGCGTACGCCGAGGGCAGCCCGTCGATCGTCACCCCGCTCAACCGCCATCTGGGTTATGAGGAGGCGGCGAGCATCGCCAAGCAGGCGCTGAAGGAGGGCCGCACGATCCGCGAGGTGGTCATCGAGCGCGGTCACGTCCCGGCCAAGCTGACCGAGGAGGCCCTCGACACCGCCCTCGACGTGCTCGCCATGACCCGCCCACCCGCCAGCTCCTAG
- the hppD gene encoding 4-hydroxyphenylpyruvate dioxygenase: protein MTTDPFPVKGIDHVTFVVGNAKQAAHYYSTAFGMTCVAYRGPEQAANEVYGVAPEFRRDYSEYVLVSGGARFVLRGAVRPDAAEITRLAKHGDGVSEIALEVPDVDEAYRYAVEHGATGTMEPHDLKDEFGTVRMAAIATYGDTVHTLIDRSSYAGPFLPGFVDREPIVPPAAKRHFQAIDHIVGNVELGKMDEWVDFYKNVMGFTNMAEFIGDDIATDYSALMSKVVANGSRKVKFPLNEPAIAKKKSQIDEYLEFYGGPGVQHIALATNDIIATVDAMREAGVEFLATPDSYYDDPELRARIGEVRAPIEELKARKILVDRDEDGYLLQIFTKPVQDRPTVFFEMIERHGSLGFGKGNFKALFEAIEREQELRGNL, encoded by the coding sequence ATGACGACCGATCCATTTCCGGTGAAGGGCATCGACCACGTGACCTTCGTCGTGGGCAATGCCAAACAGGCTGCTCACTACTACTCGACCGCGTTCGGCATGACCTGTGTCGCCTACCGGGGACCGGAGCAGGCCGCCAACGAGGTCTACGGCGTCGCGCCGGAGTTCCGCCGCGACTACTCCGAATACGTCCTCGTCTCCGGCGGGGCACGATTCGTGCTGCGCGGAGCCGTGCGCCCCGACGCCGCGGAGATCACCCGGCTCGCCAAGCACGGCGACGGCGTCTCCGAGATCGCGCTAGAGGTGCCCGACGTCGACGAGGCCTACCGATACGCCGTGGAGCACGGCGCGACCGGCACGATGGAGCCGCACGACCTGAAGGACGAGTTCGGCACGGTCAGGATGGCCGCGATCGCGACATACGGCGACACCGTGCACACGCTGATCGACCGGTCGTCCTACGCCGGACCCTTCCTGCCCGGCTTCGTCGACCGCGAGCCGATCGTGCCGCCGGCCGCGAAGCGCCATTTCCAGGCGATCGACCACATCGTCGGCAACGTCGAGCTCGGCAAGATGGACGAGTGGGTCGACTTCTACAAAAACGTGATGGGCTTCACCAACATGGCCGAGTTCATCGGCGACGACATCGCGACGGACTACTCCGCCCTGATGTCCAAGGTCGTCGCCAACGGCAGCCGCAAGGTGAAGTTCCCCCTCAACGAGCCCGCGATCGCGAAGAAGAAGTCGCAGATCGACGAGTACCTGGAGTTCTACGGCGGCCCCGGCGTGCAGCACATCGCGCTCGCCACCAACGACATCATCGCGACCGTGGACGCCATGCGCGAAGCCGGAGTGGAGTTCCTCGCCACGCCTGACTCGTACTACGACGACCCCGAGCTGCGCGCCCGCATCGGCGAGGTGCGTGCTCCGATCGAGGAGCTCAAGGCCCGGAAGATCCTCGTCGACCGCGACGAGGACGGCTATCTCCTGCAGATCTTCACCAAGCCCGTGCAGGACCGGCCGACCGTGTTCTTCGAGATGATCGAGCGGCACGGCTCGCTCGGCTTCGGCAAGGGCAACTTCAAGGCGCTCTTCGAGGCGATCGAGCGCGAGCAGGAGCTTCGCGGCAATCTGTAA
- a CDS encoding outer membrane protein assembly factor BamB family protein: MAKGRATSGWLTAALVVLIVLVSTGVWNPFPGIWDWINSSAPLADPAPSWQNRLGGRPKNVMVADNTVIIEQPDSVEARSLITGVSLWKQPADWTAVAGPTGRTVVITGKLLTKGYTVWEPRTGRQLRVDTRASAVWTWSNAMLDVACSQPQSCRLTAREPASGDELWQIELPGIGFVLFADNPSLLGSKPLETDSAADFLGGPGLMPKLLGFEIDGKVQVVDTVEGQRLPEVQPDRHEQIIVAGGRVLHSVATVSQTGCVLSLVGRDAVNGTVVWQRKGYNLRTISGAGCDQPREPVGGGSAVVAVRPDGREALLDGYDGREVLTTGAGERILGTDGIHAVVLAKDGRRVRAYLLGDPDPLWTRAVHDGAEAAVSATAIVIFDRGPDRIIAVEPATGVIFVQANSDARALAVSPGGLLVGDRRDLGLIIFGGPALQPLPTPSDAGGSSRMPGREIPS; the protein is encoded by the coding sequence GTGGCCAAGGGGAGGGCGACCTCGGGCTGGCTGACCGCCGCCCTCGTGGTGCTGATCGTGCTGGTCAGCACCGGCGTATGGAATCCCTTCCCGGGCATCTGGGACTGGATCAACAGCTCCGCGCCCCTGGCCGACCCCGCACCGAGCTGGCAGAACCGCCTCGGCGGGCGCCCCAAGAACGTCATGGTCGCCGACAACACGGTCATCATCGAGCAGCCCGACTCCGTCGAGGCCCGCAGCCTGATCACCGGGGTCTCGCTCTGGAAGCAGCCGGCCGACTGGACCGCGGTCGCCGGGCCGACCGGCCGGACCGTCGTCATCACCGGCAAGCTGCTCACCAAGGGCTACACGGTCTGGGAACCCCGCACCGGCCGCCAGCTCCGCGTCGACACCCGCGCGTCGGCCGTCTGGACGTGGTCCAACGCCATGCTCGACGTCGCCTGCAGCCAGCCGCAGAGCTGCCGCCTGACCGCACGGGAGCCCGCCAGCGGCGACGAGCTGTGGCAGATCGAGCTGCCCGGCATCGGTTTCGTGCTCTTCGCCGACAACCCGAGCCTGCTCGGCAGCAAACCGCTGGAGACCGACTCCGCCGCCGACTTCCTCGGCGGTCCCGGCCTCATGCCGAAGCTGCTCGGATTCGAGATCGACGGCAAGGTCCAGGTGGTCGACACGGTCGAGGGCCAGCGCCTCCCCGAGGTCCAACCCGACCGGCACGAGCAGATCATCGTCGCCGGCGGCCGGGTGCTGCACAGCGTCGCCACGGTCAGCCAGACCGGCTGCGTGCTGAGCCTCGTCGGCCGAGACGCCGTCAACGGCACGGTGGTCTGGCAGCGCAAGGGCTACAACCTGCGCACGATCTCCGGCGCGGGCTGCGATCAACCCCGCGAGCCGGTCGGGGGCGGCAGCGCCGTCGTCGCCGTGCGCCCCGACGGACGCGAGGCCCTCCTCGACGGGTACGACGGGCGAGAAGTCCTCACCACCGGTGCGGGCGAGCGGATCCTCGGCACCGACGGGATCCACGCCGTGGTGCTCGCGAAGGACGGGCGGCGCGTTCGGGCGTACCTGCTGGGGGACCCGGACCCGCTGTGGACCCGCGCGGTGCACGACGGCGCCGAGGCGGCGGTGAGCGCGACCGCGATTGTGATCTTCGACCGTGGCCCGGATCGCATCATCGCCGTGGAGCCCGCGACGGGTGTGATCTTCGTCCAGGCCAACAGCGACGCCCGAGCGCTCGCGGTCTCGCCCGGCGGGCTGCTCGTCGGCGACCGCCGCGACCTGGGATTGATCATCTTCGGTGGACCGGCGCTGCAACCACTGCCGACGCCGTCGGACGCGGGCGGTTCGTCAAGGATGCCGGGCCGCGAAATCCCTTCCTGA
- a CDS encoding helix-turn-helix domain-containing protein: MDTAQTLDRGLRLLTLVAETPGGLTVTEASQRLGVGRAVIYRLTATLVEHAMLRRADNGRLLVGVGLVHLARRAQPLLADAALPALRRLAEQVGATAHLTVADGAEAVAVAVVEPTSTVFHVAYRSGSRHQLERGAAGRAILTGELCTSLGELQDGAFGIAAPVLGVAGMAASVGVVSLTPLDVNQVGKLVTAAATAIGTALA; the protein is encoded by the coding sequence ATGGATACCGCACAGACCCTCGATCGCGGCTTACGCCTGCTCACGCTCGTCGCTGAGACGCCGGGCGGCCTCACCGTGACCGAAGCCTCCCAACGGCTCGGGGTGGGTCGCGCGGTCATCTACCGGCTCACCGCCACCCTCGTCGAGCACGCGATGCTCCGGCGCGCCGACAACGGCCGCCTCCTCGTCGGCGTCGGCCTGGTCCACCTGGCCCGGCGCGCTCAACCGCTGCTCGCCGACGCCGCCCTGCCGGCGCTGCGCCGCCTCGCCGAGCAGGTCGGGGCCACGGCTCACCTCACCGTCGCGGACGGCGCCGAAGCGGTCGCGGTCGCCGTGGTGGAGCCCACCTCGACGGTGTTCCATGTCGCCTATCGATCGGGTTCCCGACACCAGCTGGAGCGGGGCGCGGCGGGCCGGGCGATCCTCACCGGCGAACTCTGCACGTCGCTCGGCGAGCTGCAGGACGGCGCCTTCGGCATCGCCGCCCCCGTCCTGGGCGTGGCCGGCATGGCCGCGAGCGTCGGCGTCGTCTCCCTGACGCCCCTCGACGTCAACCAGGTCGGCAAGCTGGTCACCGCCGCCGCCACGGCCATCGGCACAGCCCTCGCCTAA
- a CDS encoding fumarate hydratase produces MMGSAEFAYSPLLPLTPDATDYRLVSDEGVDVVKGPGGREFLTVDANVLTQLTAEAMHDIAHFLRPAHLAQLRSIIDDPLASPNDRFVAMDLLRNANIAAGGVLPMCQDTGTAIVMGKRGRHVLTDGTDEPAIARGVFEAYTKLNLRYSQLAPLTTWEERNTGTNLPAQIDIFAEDPDGHPDAYKLLFMAKGGGSANKSYLFQETKALLNPTSMMRFLEEKLRNIGTSACPPYHLAIVIGGTSAEHALKTAKLASAKYLDGLPTTGSMLAHGFRDVELEAEVLELTRQFGIGAQFGGRYFCHDVRVVRLPRHGASCPVAIAVSCSADRQALAKITPSGVWLERLETDPARFLPAVTDEDLETSEGAVKIDLNRPMPEILAELTKYPVKTRLSLSGPLVVARDIAHAKIAERLDAGEPMPQYLRDHAVYYAGPAKTPEGYASGSFGPTTAGRMDAYVEKFQAAGGSLVMLAKGNRSGQVTRACESHGGFYLGSIGGPAARLAQDCIKHVEVLEYAELGMEAVWKIEVEDFPAFIVVDDKGNDFFAATSQPVLTVGRR; encoded by the coding sequence ATGATGGGTTCCGCAGAATTCGCCTACTCGCCGCTGCTTCCGCTCACCCCGGACGCGACCGACTACCGCCTCGTCAGTGACGAGGGCGTCGACGTCGTCAAGGGGCCCGGCGGCCGCGAATTCCTGACCGTCGACGCCAACGTGCTCACGCAGCTCACGGCCGAGGCGATGCACGACATCGCACACTTCCTGCGCCCGGCGCACCTCGCCCAGCTCCGCTCGATCATCGACGACCCGCTGGCCTCGCCGAACGACCGGTTCGTCGCGATGGATCTGCTGCGCAACGCCAACATCGCCGCCGGTGGCGTCCTGCCGATGTGCCAGGACACGGGTACGGCGATCGTGATGGGCAAGCGCGGCCGCCACGTGCTCACCGACGGCACCGACGAGCCGGCGATCGCGCGCGGCGTCTTCGAGGCTTACACCAAGCTCAACCTGCGCTATTCGCAGCTCGCCCCGCTCACCACGTGGGAGGAGCGCAACACGGGCACCAACCTGCCCGCGCAGATCGACATCTTCGCCGAGGACCCGGACGGGCACCCCGATGCCTACAAGCTGCTCTTCATGGCCAAGGGCGGCGGCTCGGCCAACAAGTCCTACCTCTTCCAGGAGACGAAGGCACTGCTCAACCCCACGTCGATGATGCGCTTTCTGGAGGAGAAGCTGCGCAACATCGGCACGAGCGCCTGCCCGCCCTATCACCTCGCCATCGTCATCGGCGGCACCAGCGCCGAGCACGCCCTCAAGACCGCGAAGCTCGCCTCCGCGAAATACCTCGACGGCCTGCCCACCACCGGGTCGATGCTCGCGCACGGCTTCCGCGACGTGGAGCTGGAGGCGGAGGTGCTGGAGCTCACCCGCCAGTTCGGCATCGGCGCCCAGTTCGGCGGCCGCTACTTCTGCCACGACGTGCGGGTCGTCCGGCTGCCCCGGCACGGCGCCTCCTGCCCGGTCGCGATCGCGGTCTCCTGCTCCGCCGACCGCCAGGCGCTCGCGAAGATCACGCCGTCGGGGGTCTGGCTGGAGCGGCTGGAGACCGACCCGGCCCGCTTCCTGCCCGCCGTCACCGACGAGGACCTCGAAACGTCCGAGGGCGCCGTCAAGATCGATCTCAACCGGCCGATGCCGGAGATCCTGGCCGAGCTGACGAAATACCCCGTCAAGACCCGGCTCTCGCTCAGCGGTCCGCTCGTAGTCGCCCGTGACATCGCCCACGCGAAGATCGCCGAGCGGCTCGACGCCGGTGAGCCGATGCCGCAGTACCTGCGCGACCACGCCGTCTACTACGCCGGTCCGGCCAAGACGCCCGAGGGATACGCGTCGGGCTCCTTCGGACCCACCACCGCCGGGCGGATGGATGCCTACGTGGAGAAGTTCCAGGCGGCCGGGGGCTCGCTCGTCATGCTCGCCAAGGGCAACCGGTCCGGCCAGGTGACCCGGGCGTGCGAGTCGCACGGCGGGTTCTATCTCGGCTCGATCGGCGGCCCGGCGGCCCGGCTGGCTCAGGACTGCATCAAGCACGTCGAGGTCCTGGAGTACGCCGAGCTCGGCATGGAGGCCGTCTGGAAGATCGAGGTCGAGGACTTCCCCGCCTTCATCGTCGTCGACGACAAGGGCAACGACTTCTTCGCCGCGACCTCCCAGCCGGTGCTGACGGTCGGCCGCCGCTGA
- a CDS encoding RDD family protein produces the protein MTAQSSGSVPPGWYPDPAEPSVTRYWDGEGWRVETPAEPEPPVVVAPPVPAAYQGPQAQAPYSHIGPPGSVKRPVNWPADWPFPPPGRVTPFGRSLATPGRRIAARLLDVAILTVITVALNAWFVVLWWREALPWFNTMTAEAEAGRSPWEVEQPDRMVWLLYAMLLVTTLAWFAYEVPSTANTGRTLGKRIMRIQVIPIEGEGQLTMGRAFRRWNPMGTSFLLFSCCGPFAFVIPVLDVIFIATDRYLHQALHDRSAQTYVVNDPPRVPDSKKEELQP, from the coding sequence GTGACCGCTCAGTCGTCCGGAAGTGTCCCGCCAGGCTGGTACCCCGACCCCGCCGAACCATCCGTCACCCGCTACTGGGACGGCGAGGGATGGCGGGTGGAGACCCCGGCCGAGCCGGAGCCCCCGGTTGTCGTCGCGCCGCCTGTGCCTGCTGCCTACCAGGGCCCGCAGGCACAGGCGCCGTATTCGCACATCGGGCCGCCGGGATCGGTGAAGCGGCCCGTCAACTGGCCCGCCGATTGGCCGTTCCCACCGCCGGGCCGGGTGACACCGTTCGGCAGGTCGCTCGCGACGCCGGGCCGCCGCATCGCGGCGCGCCTTCTCGACGTGGCGATCCTGACGGTCATCACGGTCGCGCTCAACGCCTGGTTCGTGGTGCTGTGGTGGCGCGAGGCACTGCCGTGGTTCAACACCATGACGGCCGAGGCCGAGGCCGGCCGATCCCCCTGGGAGGTCGAGCAGCCCGATCGGATGGTCTGGCTGCTCTACGCGATGCTGCTGGTCACGACGCTGGCATGGTTCGCCTACGAGGTGCCCTCGACCGCCAACACCGGCCGGACGCTCGGCAAGCGGATCATGCGCATCCAGGTCATCCCGATCGAGGGCGAGGGCCAGCTCACCATGGGCCGGGCGTTCCGGCGCTGGAACCCGATGGGGACCTCGTTCCTGCTCTTCTCCTGCTGCGGTCCCTTCGCCTTCGTCATCCCGGTCCTCGACGTCATCTTCATCGCGACCGACCGCTACCTGCACCAGGCGCTGCACGACCGCAGCGCACAGACGTACGTCGTCAACGACCCGCCGAGAGTGCCCGATTCGAAGAAGGAAGAGCTGCAGCCATGA